Proteins encoded by one window of Kribbella flavida DSM 17836:
- the vanA gene encoding D-alanine--(R)-lactate ligase encodes MKIGILFGGVSEEHPISLKSAREVARSLDPERYEPYYVGITRGGAWMLCDGPDDDWENGTGRPAVLSPDRTVHGLLVLEQGRYETIRLDVVLPVLHGRLGEDGAIQGLLELSGIPYVGCDIPSSALCMDKSLAYVVARSAGIATPNFWTVAAKELPDADLTYPVFVKPARSGSSFGVSKVTQADDLPSAVEVASQYDSKVLIEQAVVGREIGCAVLGNGGDLVVGEVDHIALSHGFFRIHQESEPESGSDNSTAIVPADIPAASRTLVRDTAKAVYRALGCGGLARVDLFLTEDGAVVLNEVNTLPGLTSYSRYPRMMAAAGLSMGEVIDRVVSLALTGNKR; translated from the coding sequence TGTTCGGGGGCGTCTCCGAGGAACACCCCATCTCGCTCAAGTCCGCGCGCGAGGTCGCCCGCAGCCTCGACCCCGAAAGGTACGAGCCGTACTACGTCGGGATCACCCGAGGCGGCGCCTGGATGCTCTGCGACGGCCCGGACGACGACTGGGAGAACGGCACGGGCCGCCCCGCCGTACTGTCACCGGACCGCACCGTGCACGGACTGCTCGTGCTGGAGCAGGGCCGGTACGAGACGATCAGGCTCGACGTGGTGCTGCCCGTTCTGCACGGCAGGCTCGGCGAGGACGGTGCGATCCAGGGCCTGCTGGAGCTCTCCGGTATCCCCTACGTCGGCTGCGACATCCCGAGTTCCGCGCTGTGCATGGACAAGTCCCTGGCTTACGTCGTCGCCCGGAGCGCGGGAATCGCCACGCCGAACTTCTGGACCGTCGCGGCCAAGGAACTCCCCGACGCCGACCTGACCTATCCGGTTTTCGTGAAGCCGGCCCGGTCAGGGTCGTCGTTCGGCGTCAGCAAGGTGACCCAGGCGGACGACCTGCCGAGTGCTGTCGAAGTGGCGAGCCAGTACGACTCGAAGGTCCTGATCGAGCAAGCTGTCGTGGGCCGCGAGATCGGCTGTGCGGTCCTGGGCAACGGTGGTGACCTGGTCGTCGGCGAGGTGGACCACATCGCGCTGTCGCACGGCTTCTTCCGGATTCATCAGGAGAGTGAGCCCGAGAGCGGTTCCGACAACTCGACGGCCATCGTTCCCGCCGACATCCCGGCCGCGTCGCGCACGCTTGTTCGGGACACCGCCAAGGCCGTGTACCGGGCGCTCGGGTGCGGCGGCCTGGCGCGCGTCGACCTGTTCCTCACCGAGGACGGCGCGGTCGTGCTCAACGAGGTGAACACCTTGCCGGGGCTGACGTCGTACAGCCGCTACCCGAGAATGATGGCCGCCGCAGGACTGTCGATGGGCGAAGTGATCGACCGCGTCGTCTCGCTGGCACTGACGGGCAACAAGCGATGA
- the vanX gene encoding D-Ala-D-Ala dipeptidase VanX, translating to MRAGFAFVDEVVPGLRWDAKYATWDNFTGKPVDGYLVNRIVGTNALCEALDTARDKAQSLGFGLLLWDGYRPQRAVNCFLRWSRQPEDGRTKLRHYPNIDRTEMFAKGYVSVRSGHSRGSSVDLTLYHLNTGELAAMGGDHDLMDPISHHGAPGLTAAEAQNRESLRSVMESCGFAAYAAEWWHYTLRDEPYPNDYFDFRIG from the coding sequence ATGAGAGCCGGTTTCGCTTTCGTCGACGAGGTGGTGCCCGGACTGCGCTGGGACGCCAAGTACGCGACCTGGGACAATTTCACCGGCAAGCCGGTCGACGGCTACCTGGTCAATCGGATTGTCGGTACGAACGCTCTGTGCGAGGCCCTGGACACCGCACGGGACAAGGCGCAGTCCCTGGGTTTCGGGCTGTTGCTCTGGGACGGATATCGCCCCCAACGCGCCGTGAACTGTTTTCTGCGCTGGTCGAGGCAGCCGGAGGACGGCCGGACCAAGCTCCGGCACTACCCGAACATCGACAGGACCGAGATGTTCGCGAAGGGATACGTGTCGGTCCGGTCGGGTCACAGCCGCGGCAGCAGCGTCGACCTGACGCTCTACCACCTAAACACCGGTGAACTCGCCGCCATGGGCGGTGACCACGACCTGATGGATCCGATCTCGCACCACGGCGCTCCGGGCCTCACCGCGGCCGAAGCGCAGAACCGGGAGTCCCTGCGCTCGGTCATGGAGTCCTGCGGCTTCGCTGCGTACGCAGCCGAGTGGTGGCACTACACCCTCAGGGACGAGCCGTACCCGAACGACTACTTCGACTTTCGCATCGGCTGA
- the murG gene encoding undecaprenyldiphospho-muramoylpentapeptide beta-N-acetylglucosaminyltransferase — protein sequence MTAPRVVVVGGHSAGHIEPAMNLADALRRLEPTAEITALGTVRGLDTTLIPARGYPLELIPPVPLPRTLSPALLQTPGKLRESVLAAEAVLERVRAEVVVGFGGYVAAPAYLAARRQGLPIVVHEANARPGVANRLAARMTTHVFTAAPGVRLAHATAIGIPLRPAITGLDRGALRDAARRRFGLRPDGPVLMVTGGSQGARTINAAVSDAAPALRAAGIQVLHITGSQHVVEVPDGDPAEPPYVVTPYVDEMQYAYAAADFVICRSGAMTCAELAAVGLPAAYVPLPLRGGEQRLNAEPVVGAGGALLVDDADLDPAWIGTTLIPLLNDPQQLTAMSARASAAGAPDADNVLARHVLTTIADRRSSAS from the coding sequence GTGACCGCACCGCGCGTCGTGGTCGTCGGCGGCCACTCGGCCGGGCACATCGAGCCCGCGATGAACCTCGCCGACGCGCTGCGGCGGCTGGAGCCCACGGCCGAGATCACCGCCCTCGGCACCGTTCGCGGTCTGGACACCACGCTCATTCCGGCCCGCGGCTACCCGCTGGAGCTCATTCCGCCGGTGCCGCTACCGCGGACGCTGAGCCCGGCTCTGCTGCAGACGCCGGGGAAGCTGCGCGAGTCGGTGCTGGCGGCCGAGGCCGTGCTCGAGCGGGTGCGGGCCGAGGTCGTGGTGGGTTTCGGCGGCTACGTCGCCGCACCGGCCTACCTGGCCGCCCGCAGGCAAGGTCTGCCGATCGTCGTCCACGAGGCGAACGCCCGGCCCGGAGTGGCGAACCGGCTGGCGGCCCGGATGACGACGCACGTGTTCACCGCGGCGCCGGGGGTCCGGCTGGCGCACGCCACCGCGATCGGGATCCCACTGCGGCCTGCGATCACCGGGCTCGACCGGGGCGCGTTGCGGGACGCGGCTCGGCGGCGGTTCGGCCTGCGCCCGGACGGGCCGGTCCTGATGGTCACCGGTGGTTCGCAAGGCGCGCGGACGATCAACGCCGCGGTGTCCGACGCGGCCCCGGCGCTGCGCGCGGCCGGCATCCAGGTGCTGCACATCACCGGGTCGCAGCACGTGGTCGAGGTCCCGGACGGTGATCCGGCTGAGCCGCCGTACGTCGTGACTCCCTACGTCGACGAGATGCAGTACGCCTACGCCGCGGCAGACTTCGTGATCTGCCGCTCCGGGGCGATGACCTGCGCCGAGCTGGCCGCCGTCGGCTTACCGGCCGCGTACGTCCCGCTGCCGCTGCGCGGCGGGGAGCAGCGGCTCAACGCCGAACCGGTCGTCGGCGCCGGCGGCGCACTGCTCGTCGACGACGCAGACCTCGACCCGGCCTGGATCGGGACCACCCTGATTCCCCTGCTGAACGATCCTCAGCAGCTCACGGCCATGTCCGCCCGCGCCTCCGCTGCGGGCGCACCCGACGCCGACAACGTGCTGGCACGCCACGTGCTCACCACGATCGCCGACCGACGGAGCTCCGCCTCATGA
- a CDS encoding GNAT family N-acetyltransferase: MQIRPAQPDDAESVNELLHQLGYPQDDPATTAARLQIWHDDPTSAVYAADARGNLLGLVAIHACPFFEHPGSWGRITALVVSERARGQGIGRHLIAAAEAFAVRRGCVRMEVTSADRRQDARAFYRRLGYLDQVGSSSRFLRDLVGTGRRGERLPPRR, from the coding sequence ATGCAGATCCGACCGGCACAGCCCGACGACGCCGAGTCCGTCAACGAGCTGCTGCACCAGCTGGGCTATCCCCAGGACGATCCCGCCACAACAGCAGCCCGCCTCCAGATCTGGCACGACGACCCCACCAGCGCGGTCTACGCAGCCGATGCGCGCGGCAACCTTCTCGGCCTCGTCGCGATCCACGCCTGCCCGTTCTTCGAGCACCCCGGCTCTTGGGGCCGGATCACCGCACTGGTCGTCTCCGAACGAGCGCGCGGCCAGGGCATCGGCCGTCACCTGATCGCAGCGGCAGAAGCCTTCGCGGTACGCCGTGGCTGCGTGCGCATGGAGGTCACCAGCGCCGACCGCCGCCAGGACGCGCGCGCGTTCTACCGACGTTTGGGCTACCTCGACCAGGTGGGCAGCTCATCGCGGTTTCTCCGCGATCTCGTCGGCACCGGCCGCCGGGGAGAGCGACTGCCGCCGCGGCGTTGA
- a CDS encoding sensor histidine kinase, which produces MDREPGWSVRLKLTLSYAGFLMVAGTLLLATVWVFLLRYVPEVTTLSPGVRRTPGPLPHMPDRSDLFDAFVWKAAAAMGFLLVFGLLGGWILAGSMLAPLTRITAATRQAANGSLSHRIHLEGQQDEFRELADAFDTMLARLEAHDAEQRRFAANASHELRTPLAITQTLLEVARNDPDRDTGELVERLHLVNSRAIDLTEAMLLLSRANQRSFAPEHVDLSLAAEQATETLLPLAEERGVALETSGDIAPTSGSKALLLQLTTNLVHNAIVHNLPEHGTVWVTTSVRPRTVVLTVENTGETLTRQLVSTLTEPFQRGTGRVRGDHAGVGLGLAIVKSIAEAHNGALTLDPRPGGGLRVTVELPARRRRATSSGLDPRRAAGDGRASTPRRQSLSPAAGADEIAEKPR; this is translated from the coding sequence GTGGATAGGGAGCCGGGGTGGAGCGTTCGGCTCAAGCTCACCCTCAGCTACGCCGGGTTCCTGATGGTCGCCGGGACCTTGCTGCTCGCGACCGTCTGGGTGTTCCTGCTGCGCTACGTCCCCGAGGTGACGACGCTCTCGCCCGGCGTCCGGCGAACACCTGGTCCCTTGCCCCACATGCCGGACCGCTCGGACCTGTTCGACGCCTTCGTCTGGAAGGCCGCCGCGGCGATGGGATTCCTGCTCGTCTTCGGCCTGCTGGGCGGGTGGATCCTGGCCGGCAGCATGCTCGCGCCGTTGACCCGCATCACCGCCGCCACCCGCCAGGCGGCGAACGGTTCGCTGTCGCACCGGATCCACCTGGAAGGCCAGCAGGACGAGTTCCGCGAGCTCGCCGACGCCTTCGACACCATGCTCGCGCGGCTGGAGGCTCATGACGCCGAGCAGCGCAGGTTCGCCGCCAATGCCTCCCACGAACTGCGCACCCCGCTGGCGATCACGCAGACCTTGCTCGAGGTCGCTCGCAACGACCCCGACCGCGACACCGGCGAGCTGGTCGAACGCCTGCACCTGGTCAACAGCCGGGCGATCGACCTCACCGAAGCGATGCTGCTGCTGAGCCGTGCCAACCAGCGGTCGTTCGCGCCGGAGCACGTCGACCTGTCGCTCGCAGCGGAACAAGCCACCGAAACCCTGCTGCCGCTCGCGGAGGAACGGGGCGTCGCGCTGGAGACCTCCGGCGACATCGCCCCCACCAGCGGCTCGAAGGCGCTGCTGCTGCAGCTGACGACGAATCTCGTGCACAACGCGATCGTGCACAACCTGCCCGAGCACGGCACCGTGTGGGTGACGACCAGCGTTCGGCCCAGGACCGTGGTGCTCACCGTCGAGAACACCGGCGAAACGCTGACCCGGCAGCTGGTCTCCACCCTCACCGAACCGTTCCAGCGCGGCACCGGCCGCGTCCGCGGCGACCACGCGGGCGTCGGCCTCGGTCTGGCGATCGTCAAGAGCATCGCCGAGGCCCACAACGGGGCGCTGACCCTCGATCCCCGTCCCGGCGGCGGTCTCCGCGTCACGGTGGAACTCCCCGCCCGCCGCCGGCGGGCGACCAGCTCCGGCCTGGACCCGCGGCGAGCGGCCGGCGACGGTCGCGCGTCAACGCCGCGGCGGCAGTCGCTCTCCCCGGCGGCCGGTGCCGACGAGATCGCGGAGAAACCGCGATGA
- a CDS encoding response regulator transcription factor yields MRVLVVEDEQYLAEAIRDGLRLEAIAADIAGDGDTALELLSVNAYDIAVLDRDIPGPSGDEVAASIVASGSGTPILMLTAADRLDDKVTGFELGADDYLTKPFELQELVLRLRALDRRRTHNRPPVREIAGLRLDPFRREVYRDGRYVALTRKQFAVLEVLVAAEGGVISAEELLERAWDENADPFTNAVRITVSALRKRLGEPWIIATVPGVGYRIATAPGADRPGAERG; encoded by the coding sequence ATGCGTGTGCTGGTGGTCGAGGACGAGCAGTATCTGGCAGAGGCCATCCGCGACGGGCTCCGGCTGGAAGCGATCGCGGCCGACATCGCGGGGGACGGCGACACCGCGCTGGAGCTGCTGAGCGTCAACGCCTACGACATCGCCGTGCTGGACCGCGACATTCCCGGCCCCTCCGGCGATGAGGTGGCCGCGAGCATCGTTGCCTCCGGCAGCGGAACCCCCATTCTGATGCTGACCGCCGCGGACCGGCTCGACGACAAGGTGACCGGGTTCGAGCTCGGCGCCGACGACTACCTCACCAAGCCGTTCGAGCTGCAGGAGCTCGTGCTCAGGCTCCGGGCGCTCGACCGCCGGCGGACACACAACAGGCCGCCGGTGCGGGAGATCGCGGGCCTGCGGCTGGACCCGTTCCGCCGGGAGGTCTACCGCGACGGCCGCTACGTCGCGCTGACCCGCAAGCAGTTCGCCGTGCTCGAGGTTCTGGTCGCGGCCGAGGGCGGGGTGATCAGCGCCGAGGAGTTGCTGGAGCGAGCCTGGGACGAGAACGCCGACCCGTTCACCAACGCCGTCCGCATCACGGTCTCCGCACTGCGCAAACGGCTCGGCGAACCCTGGATCATCGCCACCGTGCCCGGCGTCGGCTACCGCATCGCCACCGCACCCGGTGCGGACCGTCCAGGAGCCGAGCGTGGATAG
- a CDS encoding M15 family metallopeptidase produces MIVAIAAIIGTLGYQSAAPLFRDAGPGDHGGGSATDDGALPDGAGVFDDQYPGVANLDPGLLRAVRDAATDAADDGVRFSVNSGWRSPEYQKQLLRDAVAKYGSEEKAARWVATPETSPHVAGHAIDLGPAAATAWLSEHGAKYGLCQIYRNEPWHYELRTEAIDGGCPRMYADPTQDPRMRK; encoded by the coding sequence GTGATCGTCGCCATCGCCGCGATCATCGGCACCCTCGGCTACCAGTCGGCCGCTCCCCTGTTCAGGGACGCCGGTCCCGGCGACCACGGTGGCGGGTCGGCAACGGACGACGGCGCCCTTCCCGACGGCGCCGGCGTCTTCGACGACCAGTACCCCGGCGTGGCCAACCTCGACCCGGGCCTGCTCCGGGCGGTGCGCGACGCGGCGACGGACGCCGCGGACGACGGGGTCAGATTCTCCGTCAACAGCGGCTGGCGGTCCCCGGAGTACCAGAAGCAGTTGCTGCGGGACGCGGTCGCGAAGTACGGCTCGGAGGAGAAAGCGGCCCGGTGGGTGGCCACGCCGGAAACCTCCCCGCACGTCGCCGGGCACGCGATCGACCTCGGTCCTGCGGCCGCGACGGCGTGGCTGTCCGAGCACGGCGCGAAGTACGGACTGTGCCAGATCTACCGGAACGAACCCTGGCACTACGAGCTGCGCACCGAGGCGATCGATGGGGGCTGCCCGCGGATGTACGCCGACCCGACCCAGGACCCGCGGATGCGCAAGTAG
- a CDS encoding gamma-glutamyltransferase family protein, producing the protein MTFTTRPTLRGTFGMVSSTHWLASQSAMRMLELGGNAFDAAACAGFVLHVVEPHLNGPGGEVPAIVATAEDPTPRVLCGQGVAPAGATIQHFRDLGLSLIPGSGPLAAAVPGAVDAWLLLLRDHGTLPLRTVLEPAIDYARNGHPAVGRVGDTVATVQELFTEYWPTSAALWLQNGRPPAPNELIKNPAYADTLERLVLSAEGAGPDLVAQVERARVTWREGFVAEAIDEFSRLPHRDSSGEDHAGLITGADVAGFTASWEDAATLDWHGHTVAKTGPWGQGPALLQSLAVLAELGDPADLDLTSAEAVHTTVEVMKLSYADREAWYGDAADVPLKTLLSPTYAASRAALIGAEASLELRPGSPDGRRPSLASVATGKELGDATTGEPTVAADGGTRGDTCHVDVADRWGNVISATPSGGWLQSSPTIPSLGFCLGSRLQMFWLEEGLASSLAPGIRPRTTLTPTLVLRDGVPVLACGSPGGDQQDQWQLLFLLRHLTGGQELQEAIDAPAWHTTGFPSSFYPRATEPGGLVIENRLGAAVRDELAGRGHVVTESDAWSLGRLCAVAREPGGVLSAAANPRGMQGYAVGR; encoded by the coding sequence ATGACGTTCACCACCCGGCCCACGCTGCGCGGCACGTTCGGGATGGTCTCGTCCACGCACTGGCTCGCGTCGCAGTCGGCGATGCGGATGCTGGAGCTCGGCGGCAACGCGTTCGACGCGGCCGCCTGTGCCGGCTTCGTGCTCCACGTGGTCGAACCGCACCTCAACGGCCCGGGCGGCGAGGTGCCGGCGATCGTCGCCACCGCGGAGGACCCGACGCCTCGGGTGCTGTGCGGACAGGGTGTCGCGCCGGCCGGGGCGACCATCCAGCACTTCCGCGATCTGGGGCTCTCGCTCATCCCGGGCTCCGGCCCACTGGCAGCCGCCGTACCGGGAGCGGTTGACGCGTGGCTGCTGCTGCTCAGGGATCACGGGACTCTGCCACTGCGCACAGTGCTCGAGCCTGCGATCGACTACGCGCGCAACGGCCACCCTGCCGTCGGCCGGGTCGGTGACACCGTGGCGACCGTGCAAGAGCTGTTCACCGAGTACTGGCCGACCTCCGCCGCGCTTTGGCTGCAGAACGGCCGTCCGCCGGCGCCGAACGAGCTGATCAAGAACCCTGCCTACGCTGACACGCTGGAGCGTCTGGTCCTGTCGGCGGAAGGGGCCGGCCCTGACCTGGTCGCTCAGGTCGAGCGGGCCCGGGTGACCTGGCGTGAGGGCTTCGTGGCCGAGGCGATCGACGAGTTCTCCCGGCTGCCGCACCGCGACTCCAGCGGAGAGGATCACGCGGGGTTGATCACCGGCGCGGACGTGGCCGGCTTCACCGCCAGCTGGGAGGACGCCGCGACGCTCGACTGGCACGGCCACACGGTCGCGAAGACGGGTCCATGGGGCCAGGGCCCGGCTCTGCTCCAGTCCCTCGCCGTCCTGGCCGAGCTGGGCGACCCCGCCGATCTGGACCTGACCAGCGCGGAGGCGGTGCACACCACGGTCGAGGTGATGAAGCTGTCGTACGCCGACCGCGAGGCCTGGTACGGCGACGCCGCCGACGTACCGCTCAAGACCCTGCTCTCCCCCACGTACGCCGCCTCCCGAGCCGCGCTGATCGGCGCGGAGGCGTCGCTGGAGCTGCGGCCGGGATCCCCCGACGGCCGCAGGCCATCCCTGGCCTCGGTTGCCACGGGCAAGGAGCTGGGCGACGCGACGACCGGGGAACCGACCGTCGCGGCGGACGGCGGCACCCGCGGCGACACCTGCCACGTCGACGTGGCCGACCGGTGGGGCAACGTCATCTCGGCCACTCCCAGCGGTGGGTGGCTGCAGTCGTCGCCGACAATCCCGTCGCTCGGGTTCTGCCTGGGCAGCCGGCTGCAGATGTTCTGGCTGGAAGAAGGGCTCGCGTCGTCGCTCGCGCCGGGGATCCGGCCGCGCACGACGTTGACGCCGACGCTGGTGCTGCGGGACGGCGTACCGGTGCTGGCGTGTGGGTCGCCGGGTGGGGACCAGCAGGACCAGTGGCAGTTGCTGTTCCTGCTGCGGCACCTCACCGGAGGTCAGGAGCTGCAGGAGGCGATCGACGCGCCCGCCTGGCACACCACCGGCTTCCCCTCGTCGTTCTACCCGCGAGCGACCGAGCCGGGGGGTCTGGTGATCGAGAACCGGCTCGGAGCAGCTGTCCGCGACGAGCTCGCCGGTCGCGGGCACGTCGTCACGGAGTCCGACGCGTGGAGCCTCGGCCGCCTGTGCGCGGTCGCACGTGAACCCGGTGGAGTCCTGTCGGCCGCAGCGAACCCCCGCGGCATGCAGGGGTACGCCGTCGGCCGGTGA
- a CDS encoding GNAT family N-acetyltransferase — MSITITPLTDPDYRPFSRRIAWVASGPGDHPLGTAYLRLNSKPTQQHLAELEIAVHPAERRQGVGTGLLAAAVRGARENEATTVLADAAAGSPGDHFLAVRGFTVGLELVYTRLSLAEIDSAVLRDVLARPYTGYRLTSWVGPPPDELLESFTHARAAMNDAPTGDISYGPESWDVERTKYVADVVAQRGDHLETVAAVDPAGDVVAFTELVVPGDRTGDAQHYGTAVLSGHRGHGLARWVKAEQVRQTMVRHPDLAGLLTDTAATNHAMRQVNTDLGYQEIHRIHRHHLSLTST; from the coding sequence TTGTCCATCACGATCACGCCGTTGACCGATCCCGACTACCGCCCGTTCAGCCGGCGCATCGCCTGGGTCGCGTCCGGGCCCGGCGACCACCCGCTCGGTACGGCGTACCTGCGGCTCAACAGCAAGCCGACGCAGCAGCATCTCGCCGAGCTGGAGATCGCGGTGCACCCGGCCGAACGCCGTCAGGGCGTCGGCACGGGTCTGCTCGCCGCCGCCGTGCGAGGTGCCCGCGAGAACGAGGCCACGACTGTGCTGGCCGACGCGGCGGCCGGTTCACCCGGCGACCACTTCCTCGCCGTACGGGGGTTCACCGTCGGGCTGGAGCTGGTCTACACGCGGCTGTCGCTGGCCGAGATCGACAGCGCCGTACTGCGTGACGTGCTGGCCCGGCCGTACACCGGGTACCGGCTGACGTCGTGGGTCGGCCCGCCGCCGGACGAGCTGCTCGAGTCGTTCACCCACGCTCGCGCCGCGATGAACGACGCGCCGACGGGCGACATCTCGTACGGGCCGGAGAGCTGGGACGTCGAGCGCACCAAGTACGTCGCCGACGTGGTTGCCCAGCGCGGCGATCACTTGGAGACCGTCGCGGCAGTCGACCCGGCCGGCGACGTGGTGGCGTTCACCGAGCTCGTCGTACCGGGTGACCGTACCGGCGACGCCCAGCACTACGGCACGGCGGTCTTGTCCGGCCACCGCGGCCACGGACTGGCTCGCTGGGTCAAGGCCGAGCAGGTCCGCCAGACCATGGTCCGCCACCCGGACCTCGCGGGCCTGCTCACCGACACCGCCGCCACCAATCACGCGATGCGCCAGGTGAACACCGATCTCGGCTACCAAGAAATCCACCGCATCCACCGGCACCACCTCAGCCTGACGTCTACATGA
- a CDS encoding TrmH family RNA methyltransferase produces MSGPQVRTRTPKDLRRQRRRRSHTCWDHLLVAPLWPMHDVNLGTLLRTCDATGACLAVPKLPWVPEALARGNTLRRRACVHWTGHNPVQWLADQRKRDDTTVLGIELAEEAVRLADLPPARHRTVAVLGHERTGIPPEALDELDLVVEIPMIGTGASLNVAVAGSLVLYRLAGLM; encoded by the coding sequence ATGAGCGGGCCGCAGGTGCGGACCCGCACCCCGAAGGACCTGCGCCGGCAACGCCGACGCCGCTCGCACACCTGCTGGGACCATCTGCTGGTCGCGCCGCTGTGGCCGATGCACGACGTGAACCTCGGCACTCTGCTGCGCACCTGTGACGCCACCGGCGCCTGTCTGGCGGTGCCGAAGCTGCCGTGGGTTCCCGAGGCGCTGGCCCGCGGCAACACGCTGCGCCGCCGCGCCTGCGTGCACTGGACCGGCCACAACCCGGTGCAGTGGCTGGCCGACCAGCGCAAGCGCGACGACACCACCGTGCTCGGCATCGAGCTGGCCGAGGAGGCCGTGCGGCTGGCGGATCTGCCGCCTGCCCGCCACCGGACGGTCGCTGTGCTGGGACATGAGCGAACGGGCATCCCGCCGGAGGCGCTGGACGAGCTGGACCTGGTGGTGGAGATTCCCATGATCGGCACGGGGGCCAGCCTCAACGTTGCCGTGGCCGGGTCGCTGGTGCTCTATCGGCTGGCCGGGCTCATGTAG
- a CDS encoding leukotriene A4 hydrolase C-terminal domain-containing protein: MKYRGTTGLGPLKGCWFLSWLEGRFGREVFDPFLREYFDRFAFRSINSADFVAYLQERLLGVLPGVVTADEVGAWLDAPGIPEFAERAVSARFQVVDRLRDTWLATGEVPAGGKSWTTQEWLRFLEPAPDVLSVDQLRQLDREFGLTGTANGEIARRWYSIVAASAYTPAYDELATFLTRVGRMKLVLPVYRALSRTEAGRAFATQVFATARPGYHPITTAAVEKVLATI, encoded by the coding sequence GTGAAGTACCGCGGCACGACCGGGCTGGGGCCGCTGAAGGGCTGCTGGTTCCTGTCCTGGCTGGAAGGGCGGTTCGGGCGTGAGGTGTTCGACCCGTTCCTGCGGGAGTACTTCGACCGGTTCGCGTTCCGCAGCATCAACTCCGCTGATTTCGTGGCGTACCTGCAGGAACGGCTGCTGGGCGTCCTGCCCGGTGTCGTGACGGCGGACGAGGTGGGTGCCTGGCTGGACGCGCCGGGCATTCCGGAGTTCGCCGAGCGCGCGGTGTCGGCCCGCTTCCAGGTCGTCGACCGGCTCAGGGACACCTGGCTGGCCACCGGCGAGGTGCCGGCGGGTGGGAAGAGTTGGACGACGCAGGAGTGGCTGCGCTTCCTCGAACCCGCTCCCGACGTGCTGAGCGTGGATCAGCTGCGGCAGCTGGATCGTGAGTTCGGCCTGACCGGTACGGCGAACGGCGAGATCGCCCGCCGCTGGTACTCGATCGTTGCCGCCAGCGCCTACACCCCGGCGTACGACGAGCTGGCCACGTTCCTGACCCGGGTGGGCCGGATGAAGCTTGTCCTGCCGGTCTATCGTGCGCTCAGCCGGACCGAAGCCGGCCGAGCCTTCGCCACCCAGGTCTTCGCGACCGCCCGCCCCGGCTACCACCCGATCACCACGGCTGCCGTCGAGAAGGTGCTCGCCACGATCTGA